The Syntrophobotulus glycolicus DSM 8271 DNA window TATTATTCTGGTGGTGATCGTTCTCAATGCGGTTTTGGGAGTAATTCAGGAGAGTAAGGCTGAAAAGGCGCTTGAGGCACTTCAAAAAATGTCTTCCCCCTTTGTAAAAGTGAAGCGGAATGGCAAAGTCAGAGAGGTCAAAACCGAAGAAATCGTGCCCGGAGATATGGTGATCATTGAAGCGGGAGATTATGTTCCCGCCGACCTGCGTCTTATGGAGACGGCAAGCCTGAAGGTTGAGGAGGCTGCACTTACGGGAGAGTCCCTGCCTGTGGAAAAACAAACAGCAAAGCTGGAAGAGCAGGATCTGATCCTGGGAGACCGGATTAACATGGCTTATTCGGGGAGCAGTGTAACCTATGGCAGAGGAAATGGAATCGTCACGGCCACCGGAATAAATACTGAAGTAGGAAAGATCGCCCAGCATTTGGCCAGAGAAGATACCCAAAGCACTCCATTGCAGAAAAAGCTGGAGGAAATGAGCAAATATCTGAGTGTTGGTATAATCACGGTTTCCATTGTCATATTTTTTGCGGGTATTCTTCAGGGGAGAGAATACTTTGAAATGTTTTTGACTGCTGTCAGTCTGGCGGTTGCGGCGATTCCGGAAGGTCTGCCTGCTGTGGTCACGATTGTGCTGGCTATCGGAGTACAGAAGATGGCCCGTCGCAATGCGATTATCCGCAAGTTATCGGCAGTTGAAACTTTGGGTGGGACTGAAATCATCTGCTCGGATAAAACCGGCACCCTTACTCAAAATCAGATGACCGTTAAGAAGGTATTTGTCGGCGGCAAATTGCTTGGCGGAACAGAAATTCGGGTGGAAGAGATGGATGTCCGGTTAATGATCGAGACCATGGTCTTATGCAATGATACCAAGATTTCTACAACTGATCAGAAGATTTCTCTCGTAGGTGATCCCACGGAAAAGGCTTTGGTTTCTTTCGCAGAAGAGAAGGGCTTATCTAAAGAAAAGATAGAGCAAATATTGCCCAGGGTGGCCGAAATACCTTTTGATTCAGAGAGAAAGCTGATGACGGTGATCAATAGGCATGACGGCAGATACAGGATGATGACGAAAGGCGCGCCCGATGTTCTTCTGGAAAGGTGCACAAAAGTATTCGACCGGCAAAATCCCAGAGAGTTGACGGCTGAAGATGGGGCGAGAATCATTCAAGCCAATAAAGAAATGGCTTCTAAAGCATTGCGGGTTCTGGCAGTCGCCTATAAGGATATTGATCAGATTGAGGACCCGCTCGTACCGGAAAATATTGAAGGTGAACTTGTCTTTATTGGACTCGTTGGGATGATTGACCCGTTAAGGCCTGAAGCTCTGGAGGCGGTAAAAACTTGTGCTCAGGCCGGTATCAGGCCAATCATGATCACAGGGGATCATAAAGATACGGCAGCGGCTATTGCCAAAGAGCTGGGAATGATCAAAGATGATCATGAGGTAATTACAGGTAGCCAGCTCAATAAAATGAGTGACGAAGAATTCCAGAAACAGGTAAACCAATATTCTGTATATGCCAGAGTGTCCCCGGAGCATAAGGTTAAGATTGTTGAAGCCTGGCAAAAACAAGGAAAAGTTGTGGCAATGACAGGTGACGGAGTCAATGATGCCCCGGCTCTAAAAGCTTCGGATATTGGGATTGGGATGGGGATCACCGGCACTGATGTGTCAAAAGGGGTATCCAATATGATTCTGGCGGATGATAACTTTGCGACGATTGTCATCGCAGTTGAGGAAGGCAGGAAAATTTACAGCAATATCCGCAAATCCATTCAGTTCTTATTATCTTCCAACCTGGGGGAGGTTTTCACTCTTTTTGTGGCGACCATGCTGAACTGGACGATTTTACAGCCCATTCATATTCTATGGGTCAATCTGGTAACAGATACGCTCCCCGCCCTGGCTTTAGGAGTTGAACAGGCCGAAGAAGATATTATGAAAAACAGACCGCGCAAGTCGACAAGCAGTTTCTTTTCCGAAGGTGTCGGGGTAAGCATTTTTTATCAGGGGATTTGTAAGGGCTTAATCACATTACTCATCTTTTATCTGGGATCTGTCTTCTATACCCAGGAAATTGCCATGACGATGGCCTTTGCGACTCTGGGCCTGATTCAGCTGGCCCATTCCCTCAATGTCAGATCCAACAGCAAATCAATTTTCAGAATAGGTTTATTGTCCAACCGCTACCTGATCGCGGCAATCGTTTTTTCTGCTGTAATCCAATTATTCGTGATTGTTGTTCCTTATTTTCATTCTATTTTCAAAGTGAGTTCATTAAACGCTGAGCAATGGCTGATGGTATTGCTTGCCTCGGCGGCGATTATTCCGGTGGTGGAGATTGGGAAGATGATTGCCCGGAGAAAGCCCAAACAATGATGTGAAAACAGGGAGGACTGAACATCATGAATTTATTTATGCAGCAGGCTTACAGGGAAGCAAAAACAGGAATGACAGCCGGAGAAGGAGGGCCTTTTGGCGCGGTCGTCGTTAGGGAAGGAAAAGTAATAGCGAGTGCACATAATATCGTTTTATTAACACAGGATTCCACTGCTCATGCCGAAATCGTGGCGATCAGAAAAGCTGAACGCCTTTTGGGAACACACGATCTTTCAGGTTGTGAATTATACACGACAAGCTACCCTTGTCCGATGTGTCTGGGAGCCATCATGTGGGCCAGGATTTCTAAAGTTTATTACGGGTGTACTCCGGAACAGGTTTCCAAAATCGGGTTTGATGATAAAGTCTTTTATGAAGCCATAGAAGACCCCAATGCCAGCGGTCTGATATCCCTGGAACATTCGGACAGCGGGGAATGTCTAAAGCTTTTGGCTGACTGGATCAAAAAAGAGGACCGTAAATTATATTAGGATCAGGAAAAACGGAAGATTTCGATTCAATCTGAAAGGATAAAATTACAGGTATTATGACGAGTATTGCTATTATTCTTGCCGTTATGTTCATCGGTGTGATCTTGATGATGATTGCATATGCAAGTGCTTACAGCAAAACGGAAAGGAAAAGCGGAAAGTTTAAGCGGGTCATTCTGAATATTTGCCGGAGTGCCAGCGAAAGAAAAAAAATAGAAGATGCCCTGAGGGAAAATGAGCGTTTGTTGCAGGAATGCCAGAAAGTGGCCAATATTGGCAGCTATGTTTATGACTTGACGACGATGATCTGGAGCAGCAGTACAGAACTGGAGAAAATATTTGGTATTGATCAGGAGTATCCTCATACTTTTGAAGGATGGATTGAGATCATTCATCCGGACTGGCGTGAAAAAATGAGGAAATATTATCACACAGTGATAGAAGAAAAGCTGCGCTTCGATGACGAGTATAGAATACTGCGCGTAAAAGACCGGCAAGAACGATGGGTACATGGCTTAGGTGAACTGGAATTTGATGAGCAGGGAAACCCGGTCCGTTTATTTGGTACGATTCAGGATATTACCAAGCGGAAGGACACGGAAAATGAAATTTTGCATTTGAGTTATCGTGATGTATTAACAGGCTTATATAACAGAAGATTTTATGAAGAAGAAATCAGAAGACTCAATACAGAGAGAAACCTCCCGATTTCAATCATCATGGCTGATGTGAACAGTTTGAAATTCTTCAATGACGCGTTTGGGCACCAGACAGGGGATGAGCTTCTGCAAAAAGCCGCCCTGGCAATCAAAAGCGCCTGCCGTGCTGATGATATCGTGGCCCGCTGGGGAGGGGATGAATTTGTCGTCCTTTTACCCAGAACGGATAAAGAAGCGGTGAAGGGGATTGTAAAAAGAATTAAAGAGTTCTACTCTAATCAATCCGTAAATGATTTGAGTATCAGTATTTCAGTTGGGTGGAGTACAAAGAACTCTATGGATGAAGATATTGTAAAAGTGATCAATCACGCCGAAGACTTTATGTATAAACATAAAATAGTGGAGAATGAAGGCAAGAGGGGAAATACGATAACAACGATTATCCGTACCCTTCATGAAAAAAATCCCAAAGAAGAAGAACATGCAAAGAGGGTAAGCGAAATAAGTGAGAAAATAGGAACAGCTTTAGAATTGTCTGAAATGGAAGTAAGTGAACTAAAGGTTGTCGGGCTTATCCATGATATCGGTAAAATTGCCATTGAGGAAGGGATTCTAAATAAGCCCGGAGTATTAACCGATCAGGAAATGGAAGAAATCCGCCGTCATCCGGATATTGGATTCCGAATTTTAAGTTCATCCCATGAAATGCTGGAGTTGGCCGATTGTATCCTGTCCCATCATGAAAGGTGGGATGGAAAAGGCTATCCCAGAGGGCTGGAGGGGGAGGAAATACCAAGAACGGCCAGAATCATTGCTCTGGCTGACAGTTATGATGCGATGCTCAGTGAACGTCCGTACAGAAAAACATTGAGTGAAGAAACGATGATCAAAGAAATACACAAGAAGGCAGGCACACAGTTTGATCCGGAAATTGCCAGATTGTTTGTAGAAAAAGTATTGAATAAAGCATGGCCATAAGCTTTTGATCAATTACCCATTGATCAATGGGAGAAACAATGCTATAATTTTGGTTAAACTATTTAATATGTAATCATCAAAAGTGATGATAGGGAAAAGTAAACGGTATGATTTTTTCAGGGAGGAAGCGTCATAGACTGAAAGCGCTTCTAAACGATCGGCTGTTGAAAGTTCACCCTTGAACTGCCGGGCTGAAACCTTTTGGTAAGTAGGCTGGGACGGAGACTTCCACCGTTACAGGGAAGGGGGTATAAGGAATATGATGTTCCCGTACCTGCTGAAAGAGGAGTCTGAGGACTCAATTAGGGTGGTACCGCGAAAAACACTTTTCGTCCCTTCAGGGATGAAAGGTTTTTTTATTTTGTACCGCTTGGTCAATCAAGAAATGAGGGTACTGCGGAAGGAGAAAAGATCATGAGTATGAGGTTTATAAAAAGAATTCCCGGGGCGGCGGAAATCATTAAGCAAATTCCTCTGCCCGGCCACATTAAAGAGATCAAGAAAGAAAAGGACCATCAGATCAAGAAAATTTTTGAAAACAAGGATGACCGGTTCCTTCTGATCATAGGCCCCTGCTCGGCCGACAATGAGGATTCGGTGTGCGAGTATATCAGCAGGCTGGCTAAAATACAGGAAAAGGTTCAGGACAGGATTTTCATCATTCCCAGGATTTACACCAATAAGCCCCGGACGACCGGTGAGGGGTATAAAGGAATGGTCCATCAGCCTGATCCAAGTAAAGAGCCGGATTTGTGCGAGGGCATCAAAGCGATACGCAGGATGCATATCCGTTCTCTGTCTGAATTCCATATGCCGGCGGCAGATGAAATGCTTTACCCCGAGAACTATTCCTACCTTTCCGATGTTCTGGGATATATTGCGGTGGGGGCCCGTTCGGTAGAAAACCAGCAGCACAGGCTGACCGTCAGTGGTGTTGAGATGCCGGTCGGCATGAAAAACCCGACCGGCGGGGATTTGACGGTGATGTTAAATTCGATTAAAGCTGCTCAAAGCAGTCATGCTTTTCTGTACAACGGCTGGCAGGTAGAAACCACCGGCAATACCCTTGCGCACGCCATATTAAGAGGTGCGGTCGATTCTTACGGCAGGAATATCCCGAATTATCATTATGAGGATCTGATCTTTACCGCCTCTGAATATGAAAAACACCAGCTGGCTCATCCCAGTATTATTGTGGATACCAATCATGCCAATTCCATGAAATGCTATTATGAGCAGCCGAGAATCGCGCGTGAAATATTAATGAGCCGGAAATACGACACTGCTCTGAAAAAGATGATCAAAGGTCTGATGATCGAGAGCTATCTTGTAGAAGGCAGACAGGAAATAGGTGAAAATATTTACGGAAAATCAATTACGGATGCTTGCCTGGGCTGGGAAAGCACGGAAAGATTGATCTGTTATATCGCCGAAAATGTTTAAGAATTTTTGGAAGAGATCATTGTCCTCTCTCTCCTGATATTGATGTTGGCAGATAAACTGATTTTTCGTTTTTCAACTTGACGCCAGGGTGAGGGGATATGTATATATTCTTGACACTTGGCAGGATAATATAGTAGATTTAATTGATAAGTCGGATTGTAAAGGGTTGGAAGAAATTCTGGAGGAAACATCATTTGTTTAGCCAAATTGTCATCTTATTCGTACTCATAGTATTGAATGCTTTTTTTGCGGCATCGGAAATCGCCCTGATCTCCCTGAACGACAACAAAATAAGGCTGTTGGCCGAAGAAGGGGACAAGAAGGCCCGCCAGCTGCAGCGATTATTGAGTGAACCGAGTAAGTTTCTGGCAACCATTCAAATCGGGATAACTTTAGCTGGCTTTTTAGCCAGTGCGTTTGCGGCGGAAAGCTTTTCCGGTAAGCTGGTTGATCTGATAAAAATTTTTCACTTGCCTGTCTCTGATATCCTCTTGAAAAATATTTCCCTGGTCTTGATTACGGTTATACTCTCCTATTTTACGCTTGTTTTGGGAGAGCTGGTTCCCAAAAGGCTGGCGATGAAAAAAGCCGAGCCGATTGCATTGTTTGTCGTGAGGCCATTATTGATTTTGTCTGCGGCTACATCGCCATTTATTGCTTTTTTAACGATGTCAACAAATTCTTTTGTCCGGTTGTTTGGTGTTGACCCTAATGAGGAGGAGGATCAGGTCACAGAAGAAGAAATCCGGATGATGGTTGATGTCGGTGAAGAGAAGGGTGCGATCGACGAGAGCGAAAGGCTGATGATCAATAATGTTTTTGAATTTAATAATAAGACTGCGGAAGATATTATGACTCATCGTACGGACATTTTCGCACTGCCCGTTGACGCCGATCTCAAAACAGTGATTCACTTTATCAATACAGAAAAGTTCTCCAGAATCCCGATATATCAGGATGATATCGACCATATCGTCGGAGTGCTTCACTCCAAGGATATTCTTCATTGCTTGCTGGAGGATTGTGATAAGGAGAAATTTGAGTTAAAAAAAATTATCCGCCAGCCTTATTTTGTGCCCATTTCCAAAAGGACCGATGAACTGTTTAAAGAACTGCAACGAAAGAAGGTCCATCTGGCCATCATTATTGATGAATATGGCGGTACCGCGGGAATTGTGACATTAGAAGATTTGATCGAAGAAATTGTCGGAAATATCTTTGATGAATACGATGAGGAAATCAAGGATTTTGAAAAGCTGGATGAAGACACTTGTCTGATCAACGGCACAACCAGTCTCGATGCAGTCAGTGACTATCTGGATACCGAGCTTCCGGTAGAGGAGTATGACACCTTAAGCGGCTTTGTGATCGGGCAGCTGGACCGAATTCCCGGAGAAGACGAGAGACCGGCGGTTGAATACAATGGATTTCTTTTTGAGGTAGAAGAGGTTGAAGAAAAAAGGGTGGCAATGGTCAAGGTATCTAAAATCCACCTTTCTGTATGATCATACAAAAAGGTGGATGATTGTTCCTGACAGATCGTCATTCCGGAAGAGTATAGATGAATAAAAAGGAAGTGCTTTCAGTTCGGCTGAACACACTTCCTTTCCTCATTTCACCAGGCAACAACAGTGTCGGATGTCGTCTGGGGATCAGGGTCTTTGACGATCAGAACCGCACATTCCGCCCCAACCAATACCTTTTGAGAAACGCTTCCGAGAATCGCTCCTTTAAACGGACCGTTGCCGCGGCTTCCCATAACAATTAAATCGTATTGATGATCTATGGATTCCCTGATAATCATCTGCGCGGGATTTCCGGAGGAGGTTTTCTCCGTGATACGGACATTGCTTTCATCTGCCTCTTTTCTCACGTCATGAATGATGCTTCGGCTTATTTTCTCTAATTGTTCATCTGTTAGAGAGAGACCAAACATGATATCTCCTCTTGCAGAATATTCAGGGGAAGAACAAACCTGAAGGATGGTTAGTTCTGCGTGGGAAAGTCTTGCGAGATCAAGTGCTTTTAAGTAGGCCAGTTTGGAGAATTTGGAATCATCCACAGGAACAAGAATTTTTTTAAACACAGATATTCCCCCTTTTGTTGTTTGTACAAATCCAAATCTTACATCTATCATATAATAAAATGCCAGAGCAAGCTATATTTTTCCTGAAATTTCTGAAAATTCTTTTTATACATGAAGATCAAGATCACGAATTTTGTTTTGCATTGGCAAGAAAGTGTTTTATAATGTTAATGATTGCTATTGAGAAAGGACAAGAGGAATATGGGTGTTCAGATATTAACGGACAGCACAAGCTACTTGCCAAAAGACATCATTGAGGAATTGGGGATTAATGTCGCTTCGCTTAATATTTCATTTGATGGGGAAAGCAGACGTGAAATAGATATCGATAATCAAACATTTTATCAGACAATGTCTGAACGGGGAATCCCTAAGTCATCACAGCCTTCAGCCGGCGAATTATATCACATGATGTTTTCTGCGATTGAAAAAGGAGACAGTCTTTGCTGCATATTTTTATCTTCAGAAATGAGCGGAACCTTTACCGCGGCATATACAGTTAAAGAAATGATTTTAAGGGAAAAAAAAGATGCCGAAATCGAAATCATTGATTCCAAATCCAATTCCATGCAATTGGGATTTGCGGTGATCACAGCGGCCAGGGCGGCAAAAGCGGGCAAAACGTTGAGTGAAGTGAAAGAAGCGGTTCTTCAAAACATCAAAAGAAGCCGGTTTTTGTTTATTCCGGACAGTTTGGAATACCTGAAAAAAGGCGGAAGAATCGGTAATGCAAGTGCATTGATCGGAAATTTGTTTAAAATCATTCCCATACTTACTGTGGAAAGCGGCAAAACAACGACCTTTATGAAAGTCAGAACGAAAAAAAACGCCGTCCAGGCCATGCTGGAAAAAATGATGGAGGATATCGCTAAATTTGGACTTGGAGAAGTTATTGTCCACCATATTAATTGTTGGGATGAAGCAAAAGAAATCGTCCAGGTGATTGAGCGTAGATTGAAAGTAATGGCCAAAATCATCAGCATCGGGCCAGTCATCGGCCTTCATGTCGGCCCGGGTTCAATCGGAATTGTTTATTATACCAATCAGGATATGAGGGAATGATGTACAGATGAATAAAATCATTAAGTTTTTTGAGAAAGATCAATTTGCTGCGATGTGCGGCATAAAGCTGATTGAGGCAAGGCCAGGCTATGCTCTGGCGCGGGTCAATATTTCAGAAGACCATCTGAATGCCGTCCGTATTGTTCAGGGAGGATTAATCTTTACGCTCGCTGATCTGGCTTTTGCCGCTGCGATAAATTCTTATGGGCAAGTCGCCGTTTCGATCAGCTCCAATATTTCTTATTTTAAATCGGCAAGGGGCGGTGAGCTTTTGGCGGAGGCAAAAGAAGTTTCCGTCAACCAAAAGCTTGCCAATTATGATATCGAAATATTCGATGAGAATAAAGAATTGATTGCCAAATTCAATGGCACAGCTTATATCAAAAAAGAACAGATAGATTTTGAGAAATAAATAGAGTTGAAAAGAGTGACGGTTGGATGAATGCGTTATTAATCGGCCCCGGAGCAGTGGGGCTTGGTATTGCTGCGTCTCTGCTTGATTCAGGATGGAAGCTGGATATCCTTGCGGCAGGGAAAACCAAAGAAAGCCTTGATACTTTTGGAATAATCCGTAGAGGGCTCTTTAAAGAAATAACAGTTCCGGCGGCAGAAGTAAAGACTTTCAGCACTCTCGATGAAATTCAGAATCAATATGATTTTGTTTTAGTTTGCACCAAGACGACAGCGTCTTTGGATGTTGCCGCTGAGTTAAGTCAAAATAAGCATAAATTAAAGAGACAGGGGAAAATTGTACTTTTCCAGAACGGATTTGGAAATGATGAAGTGTTTTTAGAAACCTTCTCAAAAGACCGGATTTATTCGGCCCGGATTATTACCGGGTTCAGCAGGCCGGAGCGATACATCAGCGAAGTGACGGTCCATGCCGCTCCGATACTGATCGGGAGTTTATATGGTGAAGATCTGGAGTGTATGATCCCTCTTGTAGAAGCCATTAATAGCGGAGGATTGCCTTGTGCCATAACCGAAGAGATAGAAAAAGCTTTATGGGCCAAGATGCTTTATAATTGTACGCTGAATCCCTTAAGTGCGGTATTGAACGCAAATTATGGAGAGCTTGCTGAAGATCGTCATACGATTGAAATTATGGATGGATTGATTGAGGAGATATTTCAGGTTATGAGGATCTCCGGATACAGTTCTTATTGGGATGACCCTGAAGCGTATAAAAAAGAATTTTATGAACAGCTGATTCCGCCCACATGTGATCATCGGTCTTCCACTTTGCAGGATATAGAAAAAAAGATAAAGACTGAAATTGACAGCCTGACCGGAGTGATCGTGAAGTTGGGAAATCAACATCATATTCCCGTTCCTTTGAACCAAATGCTGTTTCATCTAATTAAGGCAAAAGAAAACGCTGCTGTCAGATAAAGTTTCCAGTGAATTCCCAGATCATTGCTATACAATTGGTAACTTACTTTCCAAAAAGTGCTTACTTGTTTATCAAAATTAAAGGGATTATAGTATATAGGACAGAAATCATCCTGTAAACAGGAAACAAGGATCAGGAGGTTTTAGATATGAAGTTTAATTATAATATGCCAACTAAAATTTTGTTTGGCCCCGGAAAGCTGAATAGCTTGAAAAAAGAGAAGCTTCCCGGGAAAAAAGCATTAATCGTCATCTCGGCAGGGAATTCCATGAAAAGCAACGGATACTTGGACAGGGTCATCGAAATTCTCAATTCCAAGGGAATCAAAGCTGTAATCTTTGATCAAATCCTCCCCAATCCCGTAAAAGCTCATGTCATGGAAGGAGCAAAGATCGCTGTTCGGGAAGAATGTGATTTTGTGATTGGTCTTGGCGGCGGGAGCAGCATCGATTCGGCAAAGAGCATTGCGGTAATGGCAAAGAATCCTGGTGACTACTGGGATTACATCAGCGGAGGAACAGGAAAAGGAAAGCCTGTTGAAAACGGAGCGCTGCCGGTAGTGGCCATTACAACTACCGCCGGTACCGGAACAGAAGCTGACCCATGGACTGTAATTACAAAAGAAGACACGAAGGAAAAAATTGGTTTTGGAAATGCGGATACTTTCCCGGTATTATCTGTAGTTGACCCTGAGCTAATGCTGACCGTACCGAAGAAGCTTACCGCTTATCAGGGATTTGACGCGTTTTTTCATGCGACGGAAGGTTATATTGCCAAAATAGCAAATCCGTTCAGTGATCTCTATGCGTTAAAGAGTATCGAGCTTATTGCCCGGTACCTGCCGCGAGCGGTTAAAGACGGCAACGATCTTGAAGCACGGACACAGGTTGCTTTGGCCAACACTCTTTCAGGCTTTGTCGAGTCTACTTCCAGCTGTACATCCGAACATTCCATGGAACATGCTTTAAGTGCCTATTACCCTGATCTTCCGCATGGAGCAGGACTGATCATGTTGTCTGAGGCGTATTATACGTTCTTTGCCTCCAAAGTTCCTGAACGGTTTATTTCTATGGCTGAAGCAATGGGAGTGAATGTTGATCTTCTTCCTGAAAACGAGCGGCCAATGGCTTTTGTTCAGGCCCTGGTCAAACTTCAGCAAGATTGTGAAGTTGACGGGCTGAAAATGTCCGATTATGGGATAAAAAGGGAGGAAATAACCTTGCTGGCCGATCATGCCAGAGAGACAATGGGCGGGCTGTTTACTGTTGATCCATACAGCCTGTCGCTGGAAGAGACAACGGAAATCATGAAAAACGCTTATAAATAGTTTCCGAATGAAAAAGAGGAGAAAATGTTGAGCAAACCGGATAAAGAAGAATTTGCTTTGAATAGGCCCCTTATCCTATTAATGGCTGCCGCTGCCGGAATAGCGGTAGCCAATTTATATTATATTCAGCCCCTTCTTTCTGAAATCGCCGAATATTTCAAGGTATCCCAAGCAACCGCAGGCATGGCGGCAACTCTTACTCAGGTAGGCTATGCTCTGGGTCTTTTTTGCTTTGTGCCCCTGGGAGATATCAAAGAACGCCGTTCAACAATCGTTCTGTTTCTCGTGTTGACCTCAGCTTCATTATTATTGATGGCGCTCTCAACAAATATGAGCATGGTGTTGGTCTCTTCCCTGGGAATAGGTTTTTTTACCATTATCCCTCAGTTGATTATTCCCTTTGCCGCTCATCTGGCTAATCCCGAAGAA harbors:
- a CDS encoding nucleoside deaminase, producing MNLFMQQAYREAKTGMTAGEGGPFGAVVVREGKVIASAHNIVLLTQDSTAHAEIVAIRKAERLLGTHDLSGCELYTTSYPCPMCLGAIMWARISKVYYGCTPEQVSKIGFDDKVFYEAIEDPNASGLISLEHSDSGECLKLLADWIKKEDRKLY
- a CDS encoding calcium-translocating P-type ATPase, SERCA-type; its protein translation is MFHNLSENEVIRHFGSTPEGLTDEEAGQRIKQYGKNEIPEGKKKTLAGMFLEQFKSIMILILLIAAVISGLMHELTDTYIILVVIVLNAVLGVIQESKAEKALEALQKMSSPFVKVKRNGKVREVKTEEIVPGDMVIIEAGDYVPADLRLMETASLKVEEAALTGESLPVEKQTAKLEEQDLILGDRINMAYSGSSVTYGRGNGIVTATGINTEVGKIAQHLAREDTQSTPLQKKLEEMSKYLSVGIITVSIVIFFAGILQGREYFEMFLTAVSLAVAAIPEGLPAVVTIVLAIGVQKMARRNAIIRKLSAVETLGGTEIICSDKTGTLTQNQMTVKKVFVGGKLLGGTEIRVEEMDVRLMIETMVLCNDTKISTTDQKISLVGDPTEKALVSFAEEKGLSKEKIEQILPRVAEIPFDSERKLMTVINRHDGRYRMMTKGAPDVLLERCTKVFDRQNPRELTAEDGARIIQANKEMASKALRVLAVAYKDIDQIEDPLVPENIEGELVFIGLVGMIDPLRPEALEAVKTCAQAGIRPIMITGDHKDTAAAIAKELGMIKDDHEVITGSQLNKMSDEEFQKQVNQYSVYARVSPEHKVKIVEAWQKQGKVVAMTGDGVNDAPALKASDIGIGMGITGTDVSKGVSNMILADDNFATIVIAVEEGRKIYSNIRKSIQFLLSSNLGEVFTLFVATMLNWTILQPIHILWVNLVTDTLPALALGVEQAEEDIMKNRPRKSTSSFFSEGVGVSIFYQGICKGLITLLIFYLGSVFYTQEIAMTMAFATLGLIQLAHSLNVRSNSKSIFRIGLLSNRYLIAAIVFSAVIQLFVIVVPYFHSIFKVSSLNAEQWLMVLLASAAIIPVVEIGKMIARRKPKQ
- a CDS encoding hemolysin family protein, producing the protein MFSQIVILFVLIVLNAFFAASEIALISLNDNKIRLLAEEGDKKARQLQRLLSEPSKFLATIQIGITLAGFLASAFAAESFSGKLVDLIKIFHLPVSDILLKNISLVLITVILSYFTLVLGELVPKRLAMKKAEPIALFVVRPLLILSAATSPFIAFLTMSTNSFVRLFGVDPNEEEDQVTEEEIRMMVDVGEEKGAIDESERLMINNVFEFNNKTAEDIMTHRTDIFALPVDADLKTVIHFINTEKFSRIPIYQDDIDHIVGVLHSKDILHCLLEDCDKEKFELKKIIRQPYFVPISKRTDELFKELQRKKVHLAIIIDEYGGTAGIVTLEDLIEEIVGNIFDEYDEEIKDFEKLDEDTCLINGTTSLDAVSDYLDTELPVEEYDTLSGFVIGQLDRIPGEDERPAVEYNGFLFEVEEVEEKRVAMVKVSKIHLSV
- a CDS encoding 3-deoxy-7-phosphoheptulonate synthase, which encodes MSMRFIKRIPGAAEIIKQIPLPGHIKEIKKEKDHQIKKIFENKDDRFLLIIGPCSADNEDSVCEYISRLAKIQEKVQDRIFIIPRIYTNKPRTTGEGYKGMVHQPDPSKEPDLCEGIKAIRRMHIRSLSEFHMPAADEMLYPENYSYLSDVLGYIAVGARSVENQQHRLTVSGVEMPVGMKNPTGGDLTVMLNSIKAAQSSHAFLYNGWQVETTGNTLAHAILRGAVDSYGRNIPNYHYEDLIFTASEYEKHQLAHPSIIVDTNHANSMKCYYEQPRIAREILMSRKYDTALKKMIKGLMIESYLVEGRQEIGENIYGKSITDACLGWESTERLICYIAENV
- a CDS encoding universal stress protein codes for the protein MFKKILVPVDDSKFSKLAYLKALDLARLSHAELTILQVCSSPEYSARGDIMFGLSLTDEQLEKISRSIIHDVRKEADESNVRITEKTSSGNPAQMIIRESIDHQYDLIVMGSRGNGPFKGAILGSVSQKVLVGAECAVLIVKDPDPQTTSDTVVAW
- a CDS encoding ketopantoate reductase family protein, with the protein product MNALLIGPGAVGLGIAASLLDSGWKLDILAAGKTKESLDTFGIIRRGLFKEITVPAAEVKTFSTLDEIQNQYDFVLVCTKTTASLDVAAELSQNKHKLKRQGKIVLFQNGFGNDEVFLETFSKDRIYSARIITGFSRPERYISEVTVHAAPILIGSLYGEDLECMIPLVEAINSGGLPCAITEEIEKALWAKMLYNCTLNPLSAVLNANYGELAEDRHTIEIMDGLIEEIFQVMRISGYSSYWDDPEAYKKEFYEQLIPPTCDHRSSTLQDIEKKIKTEIDSLTGVIVKLGNQHHIPVPLNQMLFHLIKAKENAAVR
- a CDS encoding diguanylate cyclase, which gives rise to MTSIAIILAVMFIGVILMMIAYASAYSKTERKSGKFKRVILNICRSASERKKIEDALRENERLLQECQKVANIGSYVYDLTTMIWSSSTELEKIFGIDQEYPHTFEGWIEIIHPDWREKMRKYYHTVIEEKLRFDDEYRILRVKDRQERWVHGLGELEFDEQGNPVRLFGTIQDITKRKDTENEILHLSYRDVLTGLYNRRFYEEEIRRLNTERNLPISIIMADVNSLKFFNDAFGHQTGDELLQKAALAIKSACRADDIVARWGGDEFVVLLPRTDKEAVKGIVKRIKEFYSNQSVNDLSISISVGWSTKNSMDEDIVKVINHAEDFMYKHKIVENEGKRGNTITTIIRTLHEKNPKEEEHAKRVSEISEKIGTALELSEMEVSELKVVGLIHDIGKIAIEEGILNKPGVLTDQEMEEIRRHPDIGFRILSSSHEMLELADCILSHHERWDGKGYPRGLEGEEIPRTARIIALADSYDAMLSERPYRKTLSEETMIKEIHKKAGTQFDPEIARLFVEKVLNKAWP
- a CDS encoding PaaI family thioesterase, with protein sequence MNKIIKFFEKDQFAAMCGIKLIEARPGYALARVNISEDHLNAVRIVQGGLIFTLADLAFAAAINSYGQVAVSISSNISYFKSARGGELLAEAKEVSVNQKLANYDIEIFDENKELIAKFNGTAYIKKEQIDFEK
- a CDS encoding DegV family protein, encoding MGVQILTDSTSYLPKDIIEELGINVASLNISFDGESRREIDIDNQTFYQTMSERGIPKSSQPSAGELYHMMFSAIEKGDSLCCIFLSSEMSGTFTAAYTVKEMILREKKDAEIEIIDSKSNSMQLGFAVITAARAAKAGKTLSEVKEAVLQNIKRSRFLFIPDSLEYLKKGGRIGNASALIGNLFKIIPILTVESGKTTTFMKVRTKKNAVQAMLEKMMEDIAKFGLGEVIVHHINCWDEAKEIVQVIERRLKVMAKIISIGPVIGLHVGPGSIGIVYYTNQDMRE